The proteins below come from a single Campylobacter sp. CCUG 57310 genomic window:
- a CDS encoding sodium:alanine symporter family protein, with the protein MDKFLNDINDKLDFLNGFLYSYFLVIVLIFAGIYFSYITRFVQFRMFVEALKVLVEKKDKYNKYQISPFQALMISTASRVGIGNIAGISAAIVAGGPGALFWMFIMAFLGSASAFAESTLAQVYKTKDRLGFKGGPAYYIKNGLGIKWLGSLFAVILIITYAYGFNGLQSYTMTSAFEIYYDQSGSGVSFQDSLLPFAIGIILMAFSFLLFFSKSHVIGKVSSYVVPFMALTYVTLAFIAIIMNLDEIPQVMRLILDSAFDFKAIFGGFAGSVIVIGIKRGLFSNEAGMGSAPNAAAAAHTSHPVKQGLVQALSVFIDMTICIASGLIVLFSKAYLTKQLAANGEPLTALPLIQAAMREYYGDIGLHFTTVAVVLFAITSLIGNFYYAQANMKFLTKDNKPMLLFKATAVIMVFVGSQMNLKIAWNIADVTMAFMATINIIAILLLSKVVMKVLKDYENQRKAGVNPEFHPESLGIEGTTCWKGR; encoded by the coding sequence TTATTTTTGCGGGAATTTACTTTAGCTACATCACTAGATTTGTTCAGTTTAGGATGTTTGTCGAAGCCCTTAAAGTGCTAGTTGAAAAGAAAGATAAATACAACAAATACCAAATTTCGCCGTTTCAAGCACTGATGATCTCAACCGCCTCAAGAGTAGGCATAGGCAACATCGCGGGAATTTCCGCAGCCATAGTCGCAGGCGGTCCTGGGGCGCTATTTTGGATGTTTATCATGGCGTTTTTAGGCTCGGCTTCTGCGTTTGCTGAAAGCACCCTAGCGCAAGTTTATAAGACTAAAGACAGGCTTGGGTTCAAGGGAGGTCCTGCGTATTACATCAAAAACGGACTTGGCATAAAGTGGCTTGGAAGCTTGTTTGCCGTTATCCTGATCATTACTTACGCTTACGGTTTTAACGGACTTCAGTCATACACGATGACTTCGGCTTTTGAAATTTATTATGATCAAAGCGGAAGCGGAGTTTCATTTCAAGACAGCCTTCTTCCGTTTGCCATCGGGATAATTTTAATGGCGTTTAGCTTCTTGCTGTTTTTCTCAAAAAGCCACGTCATAGGCAAAGTAAGCTCTTATGTAGTTCCCTTCATGGCTCTTACTTATGTAACGCTTGCTTTTATAGCTATCATCATGAATTTAGACGAAATTCCGCAAGTTATGAGGCTTATATTAGATAGCGCATTTGACTTTAAGGCGATTTTTGGAGGATTTGCAGGTAGCGTGATAGTTATCGGCATTAAGCGCGGTCTATTTTCAAACGAAGCCGGTATGGGCTCAGCTCCAAATGCAGCCGCAGCGGCACACACAAGTCATCCGGTAAAACAAGGGCTAGTGCAAGCTCTTTCGGTTTTTATCGATATGACTATCTGTATAGCTTCAGGACTTATAGTATTATTTTCCAAGGCCTATCTTACAAAGCAACTAGCCGCAAACGGCGAGCCACTAACGGCGCTTCCGCTCATTCAAGCGGCTATGAGAGAGTATTACGGCGATATAGGGCTTCACTTTACCACGGTTGCGGTGGTGCTATTTGCGATCACTTCGCTTATAGGCAACTTCTACTACGCACAAGCGAATATGAAATTTTTAACCAAAGACAATAAACCTATGCTACTATTTAAAGCTACAGCCGTTATTATGGTATTTGTGGGCTCGCAGATGAATTTAAAAATAGCTTGGAATATAGCAGACGTTACCATGGCATTTATGGCCACCATAAACATCATAGCGATACTTCTGCTTTCAAAGGTCGTCATGAAGGTATTAAAAGACTATGAAAATCAACGCAAAGCAGGCGTAAATCCGGAATTTCACCCTGAAAGCCTCGGTATAGAAGGCACAACTTGCTGGAAAGGAAGATAA
- a CDS encoding helicase translates to MISGELLNLNTHRKAAKVGMSVTLATVCLTSFNLKSKAAKRLHVASGWAFVGFSLYHAGLYDNGIFKNMIINAQKKQAVEKRLAKNAKTKKIKDADKRS, encoded by the coding sequence ATGATAAGCGGAGAGCTTTTAAATTTAAACACGCACAGAAAGGCTGCTAAAGTCGGCATGAGCGTAACTTTAGCGACAGTTTGCCTTACTTCATTTAACCTAAAAAGCAAAGCCGCTAAAAGACTTCATGTCGCTTCAGGATGGGCTTTTGTAGGCTTTTCTTTATATCATGCGGGGCTTTATGATAATGGAATTTTTAAAAATATGATAATAAATGCCCAAAAGAAGCAAGCCGTAGAGAAAAGACTTGCCAAAAATGCAAAGACGAAAAAGATCAAAGATGCTGATAAACGAAGCTGA
- the modD gene encoding ModD protein, which produces MQRRKRSKMLINEAEILAYINEDLPYFDLTTSLQDIDKNAVLEIKTREDIIVSCVDISAKIANLLGCEAKICVPNSKQAREGETIIKISGSYNDVHKAWKLAQITLEYACKISTYTNLMVKEARKVSDKCQILTTRKTFPFAKKLCLKAVLEGGGGIHRLNLSDSVLFFDNHIKAYGSFDDFLAQIPNFKARAPEKKIAVECENLENFAKLLKAGADVIQCDKMNIDELKEAVNLKNRANSNAIVIASGGINAKNIALYATTGIDAVTTSAVYTQGMADLTSALSLI; this is translated from the coding sequence ATGCAAAGACGAAAAAGATCAAAGATGCTGATAAACGAAGCTGAAATTTTAGCCTACATCAACGAGGATTTGCCCTACTTTGATCTTACGACAAGTCTTCAGGATATAGACAAAAACGCTGTTTTAGAGATAAAAACAAGAGAAGATATCATCGTAAGTTGCGTTGATATCTCGGCTAAGATCGCAAATTTACTAGGATGTGAGGCTAAAATTTGCGTGCCAAATTCCAAGCAGGCAAGAGAAGGCGAAACGATAATTAAAATTTCAGGAAGCTATAATGACGTGCATAAGGCTTGGAAACTAGCTCAAATTACGCTTGAATACGCTTGCAAAATTTCAACTTATACGAATTTGATGGTTAAAGAAGCAAGAAAAGTAAGCGACAAATGCCAAATTTTAACCACAAGAAAGACATTTCCATTTGCCAAAAAGCTCTGCTTAAAGGCTGTCTTAGAAGGAGGCGGAGGAATTCACAGACTAAATTTAAGCGATAGCGTGCTGTTTTTTGATAATCACATTAAAGCATACGGTAGTTTTGATGATTTTTTAGCCCAAATTCCAAATTTTAAGGCTAGAGCTCCTGAAAAAAAGATCGCCGTAGAGTGTGAAAATCTTGAGAATTTCGCCAAGCTTTTAAAGGCCGGTGCAGACGTGATTCAGTGTGACAAAATGAATATAGATGAGCTTAAAGAGGCTGTAAATTTAAAAAACAGAGCTAACTCAAATGCTATCGTTATAGCAAGCGGCGGCATAAACGCTAAAAACATAGCTCTTTATGCGACTACCGGCATTGATGCGGTTACAACCTCGGCCGTATATACACAAGGGATGGCTGATTTAACGAGTGCATTAAGTCTGATATAA